One Chryseobacterium sp. 7 genomic window carries:
- a CDS encoding carbon starvation protein A, with the protein MESLNNINALTLIFVSVLIFAIAYRFYGIFIANKVLRLNDQNMTPAVKFADGKDYVATNKNVLFGHHFAAIAAAGPLVGPVLAAQFGYLPGALWILIGCVLGGGVHDMIVLFASVRHKGQSLATIASKEIGKTTGTVAGFAILFILILTLAGLSLACINAMHEASWSLFTVVITMPIAIIMGLIMRYKKNSVLFASILGGILLIAGIIGGHTLMQNPTMNGLFSWDIKTISIAIPLYGFIASVLPVWLLLVPRDYLSTYLKIGTIIMLAIGVIVIHPTIQMPAITAFVNGGGPIIGGPVLPFIFIVIACGAISGFHAVIATGTTPKMLNKEREILFVGYGAMLVEGFVALMALIAACTLMPGDYFAINTPKEAYDSFLAAHPSLHGVDIDYYSQKIGIDLYGRTGGAVSLAVGMAHIFNKIPYMDQLTAYWYNFAIMFEAVFILTAIDAGTRVGRFFLQEMLGSVVPKFNDKNWIPGIIISSILFTFAWGYLVYTGNVNSIWPLFGISNQLLAACGLIVCTTMLIRMKRGKYALCSAIPGVFMAGITFWAGYIQVTAIYIPKGQNLLAVLAATAMILMLIVFIGAFRKWYQLLQINTTVIDHYGEPVKELVER; encoded by the coding sequence ATGGAATCTTTAAACAATATCAATGCACTTACTCTCATTTTTGTATCTGTTCTTATTTTTGCGATAGCATACCGTTTCTATGGTATTTTCATTGCGAATAAAGTTCTCCGGCTCAATGACCAGAATATGACTCCTGCTGTGAAATTTGCAGACGGTAAAGATTATGTGGCTACCAATAAAAATGTACTTTTCGGCCACCACTTTGCGGCTATTGCAGCTGCCGGACCATTAGTAGGACCTGTTTTGGCAGCACAGTTCGGATATCTTCCCGGTGCTTTATGGATATTGATTGGATGTGTTTTGGGCGGCGGAGTACATGACATGATTGTACTTTTTGCTTCTGTGAGACATAAAGGACAGAGTCTCGCGACTATTGCTTCTAAAGAAATCGGGAAAACAACGGGAACAGTGGCAGGTTTTGCGATTCTTTTTATCCTGATTCTTACCCTTGCAGGATTATCTCTGGCCTGTATCAATGCCATGCATGAAGCTTCCTGGTCGCTTTTTACAGTAGTAATCACCATGCCAATTGCTATCATTATGGGACTGATAATGCGTTATAAAAAGAACAGTGTCCTGTTTGCAAGTATTTTGGGAGGCATTCTTTTGATTGCAGGAATTATCGGGGGACATACTCTGATGCAGAATCCAACGATGAATGGTTTATTTTCCTGGGATATCAAAACCATTTCTATTGCGATTCCTCTCTATGGTTTCATAGCTTCTGTATTACCGGTATGGCTTCTTTTAGTTCCCAGAGATTATCTTTCCACCTATTTGAAAATCGGAACTATTATCATGCTGGCTATTGGAGTCATTGTGATCCATCCAACTATACAGATGCCCGCTATTACAGCTTTTGTTAATGGCGGAGGGCCAATTATTGGCGGTCCGGTACTTCCTTTTATCTTCATTGTGATTGCCTGTGGAGCGATTTCCGGATTTCATGCGGTGATTGCTACGGGAACAACTCCGAAAATGTTGAACAAAGAAAGAGAAATTCTTTTCGTAGGATATGGAGCCATGCTCGTGGAAGGTTTTGTAGCACTGATGGCACTTATTGCTGCGTGTACGCTGATGCCGGGTGATTATTTTGCGATCAATACTCCCAAAGAAGCTTATGATTCTTTTCTGGCGGCGCATCCTTCCTTGCATGGAGTAGATATTGATTATTATTCACAGAAAATAGGCATTGATCTGTATGGAAGAACCGGAGGAGCTGTATCTCTGGCTGTGGGAATGGCACATATTTTCAACAAAATCCCTTATATGGATCAACTGACGGCATATTGGTATAATTTCGCGATTATGTTTGAGGCGGTATTTATTCTTACGGCTATTGATGCCGGAACAAGAGTTGGACGCTTCTTTTTACAGGAAATGTTGGGGTCAGTGGTTCCAAAATTTAATGATAAAAACTGGATTCCGGGAATTATTATCAGCAGTATTCTTTTCACTTTTGCATGGGGATATCTGGTGTATACGGGAAATGTGAACAGTATCTGGCCTTTATTTGGGATCAGTAATCAGCTGCTTGCTGCCTGTGGGCTTATTGTCTGTACAACGATGCTGATCAGGATGAAAAGAGGAAAATATGCTTTATGTTCGGCTATTCCGGGTGTTTTTATGGCTGGAATTACATTCTGGGCAGGCTATATTCAGGTAACAGCTATTTACATTCCCAAAGGACAAAATTTACTGGCAGTTTTAGCGGCAACGGCCATGATTCTTATGCTTATTGTATTCATTGGGGCTTTCAGAAAATGGTATCAGCTGCTTCAGATCAATACTACCGTAATTGATCATTATGGTGAACCAGTGAAGGAATTGGTAGAAAGATAA